One part of the Acidobacteriota bacterium genome encodes these proteins:
- a CDS encoding DegT/DnrJ/EryC1/StrS family aminotransferase yields MAVPLLDLTRQYKPLREEFRQAIDRVCESQRFILGDEVQAFETEAAAALEVAHTVGVASGTDALLVALMALGIGRGDEVVLPTFTFFATAGVVARLGATPVFVDVDPVDYCMDPRDLRARIGDRTRAIIPVHLFGQAAAMDQIVEVAGDVPVLEDCAQAWGASFDGKQVGSIGVMGAFSFFPSKNIGCFGDGGLVTTAHSELERIVRELRVHGQSGPYQHPAVGGNFRLDALQAAVLRVKMPHVGGWVDGRRANAEFYRHLFSNTGLDQIVRLPQAIDGRGHTFNQYVIRAPRRDELRAFLAELGIGAAVYYPLPLHLQPCFEFLGYGEGDFPVAEQASREVLALPIFPELMEEEQEQVVRAIEEFYAN; encoded by the coding sequence ATGGCCGTGCCTTTGCTCGATCTGACACGACAGTACAAACCCCTGCGCGAGGAATTCCGCCAGGCGATCGACCGGGTGTGTGAATCGCAGCGTTTCATCCTCGGCGACGAAGTCCAGGCATTCGAAACCGAAGCGGCCGCGGCGCTCGAGGTCGCCCACACCGTTGGTGTCGCGTCGGGCACAGATGCCCTCCTCGTTGCGCTGATGGCGCTCGGCATCGGTCGAGGCGACGAGGTCGTGCTGCCGACCTTCACCTTCTTCGCCACTGCCGGCGTGGTGGCCCGCCTCGGCGCGACGCCGGTCTTCGTTGACGTGGATCCGGTCGATTACTGCATGGACCCGCGGGACCTCCGAGCGAGGATCGGAGATCGCACCCGGGCGATCATCCCGGTGCACCTGTTCGGCCAGGCGGCGGCGATGGATCAGATCGTCGAAGTCGCCGGTGACGTGCCGGTCCTGGAGGACTGTGCCCAGGCTTGGGGAGCGAGCTTCGATGGCAAACAGGTTGGCTCGATCGGCGTGATGGGCGCCTTTTCGTTTTTTCCCTCGAAGAACATCGGGTGTTTCGGTGACGGCGGGCTGGTGACGACGGCGCATTCCGAGCTCGAGAGGATCGTTCGGGAACTCCGGGTGCACGGCCAGTCGGGCCCGTATCAGCACCCGGCTGTCGGTGGCAACTTCCGGCTCGATGCCCTTCAGGCAGCAGTTCTCAGGGTCAAGATGCCTCATGTTGGCGGTTGGGTGGATGGACGGCGAGCGAATGCGGAGTTTTACCGGCATCTGTTTTCAAACACCGGCCTCGATCAGATCGTTCGCCTACCGCAGGCGATCGACGGTCGGGGCCACACCTTCAATCAGTACGTGATCAGGGCCCCACGTCGAGACGAGCTGCGCGCTTTTCTCGCCGAACTGGGAATCGGTGCAGCCGTTTACTATCCACTGCCGCTCCATCTCCAGCCCTGCTTCGAGTTCCTCGGTTACGGCGAGGGAGATTTCCCTGTGGCCGAACAGGCGAGCCGCGAGGTGTTGGCATTGCCGATCTTCCCGGAGCTGATGGAAGAAGAACAAGAGCAGGTCGTGCGAGCGATCGAGGAGTTCTACGCGAACTGA
- a CDS encoding amidohydrolase family protein: MSGEANWDMLVVGGTVLTMEPDTEPIKNGAVAVADGRIAAVGPAEELLEVGQPGDVLNAGNCLVLPGLVNTHSHLAMTLLRGIADDLPLMQWLEGHIWPAEKEHINRETVRLGTELAAAEQLLGGITTTTDMYFFADEVSEVLAAAGMRAVVAESLIGFATPRCATSEEMLAKQRDLLEAYEDHPLITPSVAAHAPYSVQAADLVAETELAEGYEVPMQIHLSETAWEVEKLLEEKGLSPVAYLADLGVLSERTVAAHCVHVSPQDIELLAEFEAGVSHNPVSNLKLASGVSPVPALLDGGVKLGLGTDGAASNNTLDLLRDMQLAALLHKGVSGDPTVLPARQMLEVVTVNGARVLGLDKRIGTLVEGHDADLICLSIDGPHTAPMYDPFSHVVFAARASDVRHVLVRGKILVRNRELKTLDRERIEAQVREFSETVRPS; this comes from the coding sequence ATGAGCGGAGAGGCCAATTGGGACATGTTGGTGGTTGGCGGCACGGTGCTGACGATGGAACCGGACACCGAGCCAATCAAGAACGGCGCTGTGGCGGTGGCTGACGGGCGGATTGCCGCAGTTGGGCCGGCCGAGGAACTGCTCGAGGTCGGGCAGCCAGGCGATGTCCTCAACGCTGGAAATTGTCTGGTGCTCCCCGGCCTGGTCAACACTCACTCGCACCTCGCAATGACGCTTCTCCGAGGTATCGCCGATGACCTGCCCCTTATGCAGTGGCTTGAAGGCCATATCTGGCCGGCCGAGAAAGAACACATAAATCGCGAGACCGTCCGCCTCGGCACCGAGTTGGCCGCGGCCGAGCAATTATTGGGTGGCATCACGACCACGACCGACATGTACTTCTTCGCTGACGAGGTGAGCGAGGTGCTGGCTGCAGCCGGCATGCGGGCAGTAGTCGCCGAATCCCTGATCGGATTCGCCACGCCCCGATGCGCGACCTCCGAAGAGATGCTCGCCAAACAACGCGACCTTCTCGAGGCGTACGAAGACCACCCTCTCATCACTCCGTCGGTCGCGGCCCACGCACCGTATTCCGTGCAAGCGGCGGATCTGGTCGCGGAAACCGAGCTGGCCGAAGGGTACGAGGTTCCGATGCAGATACATCTCTCAGAGACCGCGTGGGAGGTGGAAAAGCTGCTCGAAGAGAAGGGCCTGTCACCAGTCGCATACCTCGCAGACCTCGGTGTGTTGTCGGAGCGCACCGTGGCAGCCCATTGCGTTCACGTGTCTCCACAAGACATCGAGCTGCTTGCCGAGTTCGAGGCAGGCGTGTCGCACAATCCGGTCAGCAATCTCAAGCTCGCCTCGGGTGTCTCGCCGGTGCCGGCCCTGCTGGACGGCGGAGTGAAGCTCGGTTTGGGCACCGATGGCGCCGCCTCCAACAACACCCTCGATCTGTTGCGGGACATGCAGCTCGCTGCCCTTTTGCACAAAGGCGTCTCCGGAGATCCGACGGTTCTGCCCGCCAGACAGATGCTCGAAGTGGTCACCGTCAACGGCGCCAGAGTGCTCGGGCTCGACAAACGGATCGGCACTCTGGTCGAAGGCCACGACGCTGATCTCATCTGTCTGTCAATCGACGGGCCCCACACGGCTCCAATGTACGATCCGTTTTCGCACGTGGTCTTCGCCGCCCGTGCGTCTGACGTTCGTCACGTACTCGTCCGTGGCAAGATCCTGGTGCGGAACCGTGAGCTGAAGACTCTTGACCGGGAGCGAATCGAGGCCCAAGTCCGGGAGTTTTCTGAGACCGTTCGACCGAGCTAG
- a CDS encoding universal stress protein, whose translation MTDIPRSILSATDFSEAADRASQFARSLSRIFEAEYHLLHVVVLLDDPHLEDTHRHRLEELVAQGDDARQRDLENSAEDQPGLEIRPHMVRGLAPAEVIVETASNLGNDLIVVGTHGRRGLSHFLLGSVAERVVRTAAVPVLTVRADADIELGQKPSILVPHDFSEASANAVRHAAVWAQAMGADLTLLHVVEPVVYPEFYSVDVLSDDLMERLVERSETALSAAVDDLLGDCGARVVVEVGRAASTIVDSADPAKFDLVIMATRGLSGFEQVMLGSVAESVLRRCQVPLLAVPSA comes from the coding sequence ATGACCGATATACCCAGATCCATCCTCTCAGCCACCGATTTTTCGGAAGCCGCGGACCGAGCCAGCCAGTTCGCCCGATCGCTCTCTCGGATTTTCGAGGCGGAGTACCATCTGCTCCACGTTGTCGTCCTCCTCGATGACCCCCACCTCGAAGACACCCACAGACACCGGCTTGAGGAACTCGTCGCACAGGGAGACGATGCGCGGCAGCGAGACCTCGAGAACAGCGCAGAAGATCAACCAGGTCTCGAGATTCGCCCGCACATGGTTCGGGGTCTCGCCCCGGCAGAGGTGATCGTGGAAACCGCATCGAATCTCGGCAACGATCTGATCGTTGTCGGAACACACGGAAGACGCGGACTATCCCACTTTCTGTTGGGTTCGGTTGCCGAGCGGGTCGTGAGGACCGCGGCCGTACCCGTTCTCACCGTCCGCGCCGACGCCGATATCGAGCTCGGACAGAAACCAAGCATCTTGGTTCCGCACGACTTTTCGGAGGCGTCAGCCAACGCCGTACGACACGCGGCAGTGTGGGCACAGGCGATGGGTGCCGACCTGACTCTTCTCCACGTCGTCGAACCGGTGGTCTATCCCGAGTTCTACTCTGTCGACGTGTTGTCTGACGATCTCATGGAGCGTTTGGTGGAACGCTCGGAGACAGCACTTTCTGCTGCTGTAGACGATCTCCTCGGGGATTGTGGAGCCCGCGTGGTTGTCGAAGTCGGACGGGCCGCATCGACAATTGTTGACTCCGCCGACCCGGCCAAGTTTGATCTCGTGATCATGGCGACGCGCGGCCTCTCGGGATTCGAGCAGGTCATGCTTGGTTCGGTTGCGGAATCGGTCCTCAGGCGTTGCCAGGTACCTCTTCTGGCGGTGCCCTCCGCTTGA
- a CDS encoding UDP-glucose/GDP-mannose dehydrogenase family protein, whose protein sequence is MHICVVGTGYVGLVTGACLADFGINVTCVDNDEDKIAMLLAGEIPIYEPGLDALVEKNARGGRLHFSTDLAPAIQNALAIFIAVGTPPKEDGSADLSYVVQVAEEIADNLNGYKVVVTKSTVPIGTGQLIEKIITERGNGAHPFSVVSNPEFLREGSAIADFMRPDRVVIGARDAQAVAIMKDIYSPLYLIETPFVITNVESSELIKYASNAFLATKITFINEVAELCDRLGADVHHVSKGMGLDKRIGPKFLHPGPGYGGSCFPKDTQAMSEIAHKAGRPFEIVDTVISVNERIKERSIERVREAIGDDLEGKTVAVLGLSFKPETDDMRESSSIPLVTALIEGGAKVKAFDPVAMENAKMLLPESVEYCDDSYNTAEGADAMIIVTEWNQFRSLDMERVRSLLKQPVVVDLRNLYDPQRMKDQGFRYSSVGRAAENLPQ, encoded by the coding sequence ATGCACATCTGTGTCGTTGGTACTGGGTACGTCGGACTCGTTACGGGCGCGTGTCTCGCAGACTTCGGCATCAATGTCACCTGCGTCGACAACGACGAGGACAAGATCGCGATGCTCCTCGCCGGCGAGATCCCGATCTACGAGCCGGGGCTCGACGCTCTGGTCGAGAAAAATGCCAGGGGGGGCCGTCTCCATTTCTCGACCGACCTCGCACCGGCTATCCAGAATGCTCTCGCGATTTTCATTGCGGTCGGCACACCGCCAAAAGAGGACGGCTCCGCCGACCTCTCTTACGTGGTACAGGTCGCAGAGGAAATCGCCGACAATCTGAACGGCTACAAGGTCGTGGTCACCAAGTCCACGGTGCCGATCGGCACCGGGCAATTGATCGAGAAGATCATCACCGAGCGCGGAAACGGCGCTCACCCGTTCTCGGTTGTGTCCAACCCGGAGTTCCTGCGTGAAGGTTCGGCCATCGCCGACTTCATGCGTCCAGACCGAGTCGTGATCGGTGCGCGCGACGCGCAGGCAGTAGCAATCATGAAGGACATCTATTCTCCCCTATACCTGATCGAAACCCCGTTCGTAATTACCAATGTGGAGTCTTCCGAGCTCATCAAATACGCCTCGAACGCGTTCCTCGCAACCAAGATCACATTCATCAACGAGGTTGCTGAACTTTGCGATCGGCTTGGTGCGGATGTGCACCACGTATCCAAGGGAATGGGACTCGACAAGCGCATCGGTCCCAAGTTCCTCCATCCTGGGCCCGGTTATGGAGGCTCCTGCTTTCCCAAGGACACCCAGGCGATGTCGGAGATCGCCCACAAAGCCGGGCGTCCGTTCGAAATCGTTGACACGGTCATCTCGGTCAACGAGCGCATCAAGGAACGATCGATCGAACGCGTACGCGAGGCCATCGGGGACGATCTCGAAGGCAAGACGGTCGCCGTGCTCGGCCTCAGCTTCAAGCCCGAGACCGACGACATGCGCGAGTCCTCATCGATTCCCCTGGTGACCGCCCTGATCGAGGGAGGAGCCAAGGTCAAGGCATTCGACCCCGTCGCGATGGAAAACGCGAAGATGCTGCTACCCGAGAGCGTCGAGTACTGTGACGACTCCTACAATACCGCGGAAGGCGCCGACGCGATGATCATCGTCACCGAATGGAACCAGTTCCGCTCGCTCGACATGGAGCGGGTCCGCTCCCTGCTGAAGCAGCCTGTGGTGGTCGATCTCCGTAACCTCTACGACCCCCAACGGATGAAGGATCAGGGTTTCCGGTACTCCTCGGTCGGCCGCGCAGCGGAGAATCTTCCGCAGTGA
- a CDS encoding RNA-binding S4 domain-containing protein, with product MTSDDSVRLDIWLDVACLFKTRSQAQTACKRGRIEVNGDHGKPHRAVRPGDTIRIKLPGGRRRIIEVVELESTNVSKARARDLYIDHTPPPSPEEIELRKMQRLSTPPRRVRGAGAPKKRERRDLRRLKEEWE from the coding sequence GTGACATCTGACGACTCCGTCCGGCTCGATATCTGGCTCGACGTGGCATGTCTTTTCAAGACTCGCTCGCAGGCCCAGACCGCGTGTAAACGCGGCCGGATCGAGGTCAACGGTGATCACGGCAAACCGCACCGTGCGGTGAGGCCGGGCGATACGATACGGATCAAACTACCCGGCGGCCGGCGCCGCATCATCGAAGTCGTGGAGCTCGAGTCGACCAACGTATCAAAGGCTCGCGCGCGTGATCTCTACATCGACCACACGCCGCCTCCCAGTCCGGAAGAGATCGAGTTGCGCAAGATGCAGAGGCTCTCGACACCGCCACGGAGGGTACGAGGTGCCGGGGCGCCCAAAAAGAGGGAGCGCCGCGACCTCCGTCGGCTGAAGGAGGAGTGGGAGTAG
- a CDS encoding glycosyltransferase, with protein sequence MRVLLVASRSPVPAWRGNQARTVEWLEALAGHDLALVCPGTSEPFQVPARVTWMPHSLSPAARSLGLARAAIAGHPLQEGLYDSGAARRVVRRGLGDFRPEVVIVQMVRCGWAADLVRQFSPHIPLIFDAIDAMGLHFERAARSVGPTLSFAYRSEALRCRLREREIAEKATITAAVSERDLAFLSVPGGRACVIPVSGREMTAGVSQPGAPVVLLSGNLGYRPTIRGALWFAKEIWPHLRIAVPGARWVLAGARPSRAVRRLGKLAGVEVHADVPDLEPFLAGARVAIAPMNSGSGVPMKVLEAMAAGVATVVHPWAANGLVDEAREAVVQADDADQWVERIKQLLSDPSAAQEIGHRGRSLWDRFYHPARVAEQIRNAVEEAVGAAN encoded by the coding sequence ATGCGGGTATTGTTGGTTGCCAGCCGGAGCCCGGTGCCAGCGTGGCGCGGCAACCAGGCGCGTACGGTCGAATGGCTCGAAGCGCTTGCCGGGCACGACCTTGCGCTGGTTTGCCCGGGCACTAGTGAGCCGTTCCAGGTACCCGCGAGGGTCACCTGGATGCCGCACAGCCTGAGCCCGGCCGCCAGGAGCTTGGGCCTGGCCAGGGCCGCAATCGCCGGCCACCCGTTGCAGGAAGGGCTCTATGACTCGGGCGCGGCGCGAAGGGTCGTGCGCAGAGGGCTGGGAGACTTCAGGCCAGAGGTTGTGATTGTTCAGATGGTGCGCTGCGGCTGGGCCGCGGATCTCGTCCGCCAGTTCTCACCGCATATCCCCCTGATCTTCGACGCCATCGATGCGATGGGGCTTCATTTCGAACGCGCGGCCAGATCGGTAGGGCCGACTCTCTCGTTCGCCTACCGATCAGAAGCTCTGCGTTGCCGGCTGCGCGAGCGGGAGATCGCCGAAAAGGCAACAATCACGGCGGCTGTTTCAGAAAGGGATCTCGCCTTCCTTTCGGTCCCGGGGGGACGGGCGTGCGTGATTCCGGTCTCGGGACGCGAGATGACTGCAGGTGTTTCACAGCCCGGCGCACCGGTCGTGCTGTTGTCCGGGAATCTCGGCTATCGGCCTACGATTCGAGGGGCGCTTTGGTTCGCTAAAGAAATCTGGCCGCATCTGCGTATAGCCGTGCCCGGGGCACGATGGGTGTTGGCAGGGGCCCGGCCAAGTCGGGCAGTGCGACGGCTTGGAAAATTGGCTGGGGTTGAAGTACACGCCGATGTGCCGGACCTGGAGCCGTTCTTGGCGGGTGCGCGGGTAGCGATAGCACCGATGAATTCTGGCTCCGGAGTGCCGATGAAGGTGCTCGAGGCGATGGCGGCCGGAGTTGCAACGGTTGTCCACCCGTGGGCGGCAAATGGTCTTGTCGATGAGGCGCGTGAAGCCGTGGTCCAGGCCGATGATGCCGATCAGTGGGTCGAGAGGATCAAACAGCTGCTGAGCGATCCATCCGCGGCGCAGGAGATCGGCCACCGTGGAAGGTCACTGTGGGATCGGTTTTATCACCCAGCTCGCGTTGCAGAACAGATCCGGAATGCGGTGGAAGAAGCGGTGGGCGCAGCGAATTGA